The genomic interval ACACCCTTCCCTTCAGGAGACCCCATCATGTCCACCTCTACCGATTCCCTGCTCGTCACCGGCGCCGGCGGCCAGTTCGGCCAGCGCGTACTCGCGCACCTACTCGACACCCTGCAGGTGGCGCCGTCGCGGGTGGTGGCCATGACCCGCCAGCCGGAACGTCTGGCGGCCTGGGCCGCGCGCGGCGTCGTGGTGCGCCAGGGCGATTTCGACGACGTCGCCTCGCTGGACGCCGCCTTCCACGGCGCCGGCCGCGTGTTGCTGATCAGCACCGACGCGCTGGACCGCCCCGGCCACCGCCTGCAGCAGCACCGGGCCGCGATCGCCGCCGCCGAGCGCGCCGGCGCCGGCCACCTGGTCTACACCTCGTGCCCGGAACCGCACGACTCGCCGCTGTTGTTGGCCCCCGACCATGCCGGCACCGAGGACACGCTGGCGGCCAGCACCCTGCCCGCCTGGACCGTGCTGCGCAATCACTGGTACTTCGAAAACCTGTTCATGAGCCTGCGCTCGGTGCTGGCCTCGGGCCACTGGTACAGCGCGGCCGGCGACGGCGGCATCGCCCACATCGCCCGCGACGATCTGGCCCGCGCCGCCGCGGTCGCGCTGGCCAGCGGCGACGGCAAGCGCACCCTGACCCTCAGCGGCGCGCGCGCCTACACCACCGCCGAGATCGCCGCGCTGGTCGCGCAGGTGCTGGACGTACGGATCCAGGTGGTACCGGTGCCGGTCGAAGGCCTGGTCCAGGGCATGGTCGGCGCCGGCCTGCCCGAACCGGTCGCGCGCGTCTATGCCTCCTTCGACACCAACACCGCCGCCGGCCGCGTCGCCACGGTCACCGGCGACTATCAGGCACTGACCGGGCAGGCGCCGCTGCCGTTCGAACAGTGGCTGCAGGAGCAGCGCGCGCAGCTGGCCGCGCTGAAGCCGTAGGAGAGAAGTCGGCGGCGTTTTGACGAGGCAACTACTTGCCGATGCAGAAGCTGGAGAAGATCCGCCCGAGCAGGTCGTCGGCGCTGAGCGCGCCGACGATCTCGCCGAGCGCGGCGTGGGCCAGGCGCAGTTCTTCGGCGGCTAGTTCCAGGCGTTCGTGGTCCAGTTCCGCCGCGGCCGCGGCCGCGTGCGTGGCCGCGCGCTGCAGCGCATCGACGTGGCGCGCCCGCGCCGAGAACTCGCCGTCGCTGCCCTCGCCGGCCGCGGCGCCGGCGATCGCGCGCAACTGCGCGTGCAACTGTTCCAGTCCGCTGCCGGTGGCGGCGGAGACATAGACGCGCTCGGCGCCGGCCTCGGGCACGGCGGCGAGCAGGTCGCTCTTGTTGTGGATCCACAGCCGCTGCGGCACGTCGGCAATGGCGTCGGCGATCGCGGCATGGCCAGCCTCGGCTTCGCGCGCGTCCAGCACGATCAGCGCCAGGTCGGCGCGCTGCAGTTCCTGCCGCGCGCGACGCATGCCTTCGCGCTCGATCGCATCGCCGCCCTCGCGCAGGCCCGCGGTGTCGACCAGGGTCAGTTCGACGCCGTCCAGGCGCACGGTCTCGTGCAAGGTGTCGCGGGTGGTCCCGGCGATGTCGGTGACGATGGCGCGCTCGCTGCCGGCCAATGCGTTGAGCAGCGAACTCTTGCCGGCATTCGGCGGCCCGACCAGCACCGCGTGCAGGCCATCGCGCAGGCGCCGGCCACGTTCGGCCTCGGCGGTGAGTTGCGCCAGGTCGGTGCACACCTGCGCCAGGCCGGCACGGACCTGCGCGCCGCCCAGCGTGTCCAGCGGCTCGTCGGCGAAATCGATCGCCGCTTCGATATGGATGCGCAGGTGCACCACCTGCTCGGCCAGCGCATCGACCCGGCGCGAGAACACGCCGTCCAGCGACCGCCGCGCCGCACGCGCCGCGCGCAGGTCGCCGGCGGCGATCAGATCGGCGATCGCCTCGGCCTGAGCCAAGTCCAGCTTGCGATTGAGGAACGCGCGTTCGCTGAATTCGCCGGGCCGCGCCGGCCGCGCGCCGAGTTCGCAGCAGCGCGCCACCAGTTGCCGCAGCAACACCGGGCTGCCATGCGCCTGCAGTTCCAGCACGTCCTCGCCGGTGAAGCTGCGCGGCGCCGGGAACCACAGCGCGATGCCGTCGTCGAGCGTCTGTCCTTGCGCATCGCGGAAGCGCGCATAGCGGGCCGTGCGCGGGGTCAGCCCATCCAGGCCCAGCGCCGCGCCGATCGCCGCGGCCCGGCGCCCGGACACGCGCACCACACCGACGCCGCCCGCACCCGGAGCGGTGGCGATGGCGACGATGGTGTCGGTGGCCTGCGGCATGGCGAAAACGTCCCGGCGGCGCTGCAGGCTACAACGTCTGCAGCTGGGTGCGTGCGTAGGCCGCCGAGGCGCCGCTCGGCTGCAGTTCCAGGTAGGTCTGGAACGCATGCTTGGCCTTGGCCGCATCGCCCATCTGCCGATAGGCGTCGCCGAGGTTGATGTAGGCCACCGCGCGCGAGGGATCGATCTTCAGCGTGTTCTCCAGCCAACGCGCGGCCTGCGCGTACTTGCCCTGGCGGTAGTAGATGAAGCCGAGGTTGTTGGCCGCCAGCGCGAAATCGGGGCGCAGCTTCAGCGCTTCGGTGAACTGCGCCTCGGCCTCGTCGTAGCGCTTTTCCTTGTACAGCTGCAGGCCGCGGTCGTTGGCGCGCTGCGCCTGCTGGCGATCGGACAGCGGCCCGGCGGCGGCCGGCACCGCCAGCGGCCGCTCGCCGCCCTGCAGGTCCTTGACCACGGTCGGCTTGGCCGCCGGCGCCGCGGTCGACGCCGCCGTCGCCGTGGCAGGCGTGGCGACGGCCGGCACCGCCGCCGCGACCTTGTCGTTCATCGCGATCGCCGCCGAGGACAGCTGCTGGGTGTTGGCGGTCAGGAATTCGTCGCCTTCGGGCACCTGCAGCACGAACTCGCCGCCCTGCGAGCCGGGCAGGCTGCCGAACGCCGGCGTCTGCGGCGAAATGCTCGACACCGCCGGCG from Xanthomonas sp. DAR 34887 carries:
- the mnmE gene encoding tRNA uridine-5-carboxymethylaminomethyl(34) synthesis GTPase MnmE, giving the protein MPQATDTIVAIATAPGAGGVGVVRVSGRRAAAIGAALGLDGLTPRTARYARFRDAQGQTLDDGIALWFPAPRSFTGEDVLELQAHGSPVLLRQLVARCCELGARPARPGEFSERAFLNRKLDLAQAEAIADLIAAGDLRAARAARRSLDGVFSRRVDALAEQVVHLRIHIEAAIDFADEPLDTLGGAQVRAGLAQVCTDLAQLTAEAERGRRLRDGLHAVLVGPPNAGKSSLLNALAGSERAIVTDIAGTTRDTLHETVRLDGVELTLVDTAGLREGGDAIEREGMRRARQELQRADLALIVLDAREAEAGHAAIADAIADVPQRLWIHNKSDLLAAVPEAGAERVYVSAATGSGLEQLHAQLRAIAGAAAGEGSDGEFSARARHVDALQRAATHAAAAAAELDHERLELAAEELRLAHAALGEIVGALSADDLLGRIFSSFCIGK
- a CDS encoding NAD(P)H-binding protein, producing MSTSTDSLLVTGAGGQFGQRVLAHLLDTLQVAPSRVVAMTRQPERLAAWAARGVVVRQGDFDDVASLDAAFHGAGRVLLISTDALDRPGHRLQQHRAAIAAAERAGAGHLVYTSCPEPHDSPLLLAPDHAGTEDTLAASTLPAWTVLRNHWYFENLFMSLRSVLASGHWYSAAGDGGIAHIARDDLARAAAVALASGDGKRTLTLSGARAYTTAEIAALVAQVLDVRIQVVPVPVEGLVQGMVGAGLPEPVARVYASFDTNTAAGRVATVTGDYQALTGQAPLPFEQWLQEQRAQLAALKP